A window from bacterium encodes these proteins:
- a CDS encoding glycosyltransferase: MDASVIIPTRNNREVLRETIAAQLGQAFPPDRYEIIVVDDGSTDGTAEMVRGLRGAAPIRYLAQPPRGLAAARNTGARAARGRTLVFIDADFWATPQLVAAHHAHYPPEARRLWVQGATRTHPDALVTPFMRDRVRLDPPDRGSHALSPFHVVGRNFSMLRADLEGLGGFDENFTEYGWEDLDLALRLRACGGTFLYDGGALGYHYHVETLESVRRKFGQAGAGAVYLWRKHRRAFRLGIFLEIAPLMLPLKWLVFRTPLFTPLMRRLLPHAEAHRWWSLAFAAYTHLTWEAYYEGVFRALREPEPDARRARRSRDARAT; encoded by the coding sequence ATGGACGCCAGCGTCATCATCCCGACGCGTAACAACCGCGAGGTCCTGCGCGAGACGATTGCGGCGCAGCTCGGGCAGGCCTTCCCGCCCGATCGGTACGAGATCATCGTGGTCGACGACGGCTCGACCGACGGGACGGCAGAGATGGTGCGCGGGCTCCGCGGCGCGGCCCCGATCCGGTACCTCGCCCAGCCGCCGCGGGGGCTGGCGGCCGCGCGCAACACGGGCGCCCGGGCCGCGCGGGGGCGGACCCTCGTGTTCATCGACGCCGATTTCTGGGCGACCCCCCAGCTCGTCGCCGCGCACCACGCGCACTATCCGCCGGAAGCCCGCCGCCTCTGGGTGCAGGGAGCGACGCGTACGCATCCCGACGCCCTGGTCACCCCGTTCATGCGCGACCGGGTGCGGCTCGATCCTCCCGACCGCGGGTCGCACGCCCTCTCACCGTTCCACGTCGTCGGGCGAAACTTCTCGATGCTGCGCGCGGATCTCGAGGGGCTCGGCGGGTTCGACGAGAACTTCACCGAATACGGGTGGGAGGACCTCGACCTGGCACTGCGCCTCCGGGCCTGCGGGGGCACGTTTCTCTACGACGGGGGGGCGCTCGGGTACCACTATCACGTCGAGACGCTGGAGAGCGTCCGGCGCAAATTCGGGCAGGCCGGCGCGGGCGCGGTCTACCTTTGGCGGAAGCACCGCCGGGCTTTTCGGCTCGGCATCTTCTTGGAAATCGCCCCGCTCATGCTTCCGCTGAAGTGGCTGGTCTTCCGCACCCCCCTCTTCACGCCGCTGATGCGCCGGCTCCTCCCCCACGCCGAAGCCCACCGCTGGTGGTCGCTCGCGTTTGCCGCCTACACGCACCTCACCTGGGAGGCCTACTACGAGGGGGTGTTCCGGGCGCTGCGGGAGCCGGAGCCGGACGCGCGCCGGGCGCGCCGCTCGCGGGACGCGCGCGCCACCTAG
- a CDS encoding ABC transporter ATP-binding protein yields the protein MAEIRRLAGYLRPYMVQLVGGLVAAILVAVAWLYVPRYVGYQIDAIIKTHGNFAVLNGAALVILAIYIFRSVCLYIQLSLLAFVGHRLVADLRLAAFRQVQRWSLDRFITWHSGEVISRTIQDTQLVESRLLNGLTDLLTTGLLVVGVVVALFLIQWRLALLTFGTIGALIVAARVFGHEVQQGSTRAQSRIAALTGVIKESITGARIIRAFVQETREEGRFGLENERTFEENYRIRRLIALEISLVSILNAFGLIFVLWAGVKYVSAGQMTPGGLVSFLAYLALAMDPAASLLRYYSESRQAMAGVVRVFELLDVPETVIQPPHAVRLKRLSGRVRFRNISLAYEPDRWALRNISLDVHPGEHIAVVGPSGAGKSSLVNLIPRFYDPTEGTIEVDDHDLRGVQTASLRRQIGLVPQETVLFAGTVADNIAYGRPDAPLKEIEDAARVAAAHDFISRLPDGYHTHLGEGGTQLSGGQRQRLALARAVLNDPAILILDEATSALDAESEEAIQQAMERLTEQRTTFIIAHRLSTVRSAHRIVVLLDGEVAEIGRHDDLAARDGPYSRLVRAQLIEETDRTPAAAP from the coding sequence ATGGCGGAGATCCGACGGCTCGCCGGGTATCTCCGGCCGTACATGGTACAGCTGGTCGGAGGCCTCGTCGCCGCGATCCTCGTTGCCGTGGCGTGGCTGTACGTGCCGCGGTACGTGGGGTATCAGATCGACGCCATCATCAAGACCCACGGGAACTTCGCCGTCCTCAACGGCGCCGCGCTGGTCATCCTCGCCATCTACATCTTCCGCAGCGTCTGTCTGTACATCCAGCTCTCGCTGCTCGCGTTCGTCGGCCACCGCCTCGTGGCGGACCTTCGCCTCGCGGCCTTCCGCCAGGTGCAGCGCTGGTCGCTCGACCGCTTCATCACCTGGCACAGCGGCGAGGTGATCTCCCGGACGATCCAGGACACCCAGCTCGTCGAATCCCGGCTGCTCAACGGCTTGACCGATCTGCTGACGACGGGGCTGCTGGTCGTCGGCGTCGTCGTCGCCTTGTTCCTCATCCAGTGGCGCCTCGCGCTCCTCACCTTCGGCACGATCGGCGCGCTGATCGTCGCGGCGCGGGTCTTCGGGCACGAGGTGCAGCAGGGCTCCACGCGGGCCCAGAGCCGCATCGCCGCCCTAACCGGGGTGATCAAGGAATCGATCACGGGGGCGCGGATCATCCGCGCCTTCGTCCAGGAGACGCGGGAGGAGGGCCGCTTCGGCCTGGAAAACGAGCGCACCTTCGAGGAGAACTACCGGATCCGGCGGCTGATCGCGCTCGAGATCTCGCTCGTCAGCATCCTCAACGCGTTTGGGTTGATCTTTGTCCTGTGGGCCGGGGTGAAGTACGTCTCCGCCGGCCAGATGACCCCCGGCGGCCTGGTGTCGTTCCTGGCGTACCTCGCCCTGGCGATGGACCCGGCGGCCAGCCTGCTCCGGTACTACTCCGAGTCGCGGCAGGCGATGGCGGGGGTCGTCCGGGTCTTCGAGTTGCTGGACGTCCCGGAAACGGTCATCCAGCCCCCCCACGCCGTACGCCTCAAGCGGCTCAGCGGGCGAGTCCGCTTCCGCAACATCTCCCTCGCCTACGAGCCGGACCGGTGGGCGCTGCGGAACATCTCGCTGGACGTCCACCCCGGCGAGCACATCGCCGTGGTCGGGCCGAGCGGGGCGGGCAAGAGCAGCCTGGTGAACCTCATCCCCCGATTCTACGATCCCACCGAGGGGACGATCGAGGTCGATGACCACGACCTGCGCGGGGTGCAGACCGCCTCGCTCCGCCGGCAGATCGGGCTGGTGCCGCAGGAGACCGTGCTGTTCGCCGGCACGGTCGCCGACAACATCGCCTACGGGCGTCCGGACGCCCCGCTAAAGGAGATCGAGGACGCGGCGCGCGTCGCCGCCGCGCACGACTTCATCTCCAGGCTGCCCGACGGGTACCACACCCACCTAGGCGAGGGCGGCACGCAGCTGTCGGGAGGACAGCGGCAGCGGCTGGCGCTGGCGCGGGCGGTGCTGAACGATCCGGCGATCCTCATCCTGGACGAGGCCACCTCCGCGCTGGACGCGGAATCGGAGGAGGCGATCCAGCAGGCGATGGAACGGCTCACCGAGCAGCGGACGACCTTCATCATCGCCCACCGGCTCTCCACCGTGCGCAGCGCGCACCGCATCGTCGTGCTGCTGGACGGTGAAGTGGCTGAGATCGGGCGCCACGACGACCTCGCCGCCCGGGACGGGCCGTACAGCCGGCTGGTGCGGGCGCAACTCATCGAGGAGACCGACCGCACCCCCGCCGCCGCTCCATGA
- a CDS encoding M48 family metalloprotease — protein MPSRVRWGAAAMAVAATLVLWTPPAPWAHAQFFGMSEGQEIQIGRQVETEVASKPGFVADPGLTKYVTGLGLRLARVSERPTLPWTYHIVRDKSVNAFAAPGGFLFVDQGLLGFVKSEDELGFVLGHETTHVAHRHAVDLAQRDMALQFGAVLLTQFVFGGSLAAYQISQLARGLIDAKYSRDKEFEADHYGVIYARKAGFNPVASLGFFERLAALDKSQPGLTNAFESHPDTPDRIKALREQLHALGYQVAAPADAPPLPAWGAPTGPARATAAPSRPVPPDR, from the coding sequence ATGCCTAGCCGGGTCCGATGGGGCGCGGCCGCGATGGCCGTCGCCGCGACCTTGGTCTTGTGGACGCCGCCGGCGCCCTGGGCCCACGCCCAGTTCTTTGGGATGAGCGAGGGGCAGGAGATCCAGATCGGGCGGCAGGTCGAGACCGAGGTGGCGAGCAAGCCGGGGTTCGTGGCCGATCCCGGGCTGACCAAGTACGTCACCGGGCTGGGGCTGAGGCTGGCCCGGGTCTCCGAGCGGCCCACCCTTCCCTGGACCTACCACATCGTCCGCGACAAGAGCGTGAACGCCTTTGCCGCGCCGGGGGGTTTTCTCTTCGTGGATCAGGGGCTGCTGGGCTTCGTCAAGTCCGAGGACGAGCTCGGGTTTGTGCTGGGGCACGAGACGACCCACGTCGCCCACCGCCATGCGGTCGACCTGGCGCAGCGCGACATGGCGCTGCAGTTCGGCGCGGTGCTGCTCACCCAGTTCGTCTTCGGCGGCAGCCTGGCCGCGTACCAGATCTCCCAGTTGGCGCGCGGCCTGATCGATGCCAAGTACTCGCGGGACAAAGAGTTCGAGGCCGACCACTACGGCGTGATCTACGCGCGGAAGGCCGGGTTCAACCCCGTCGCGTCGCTGGGCTTCTTCGAGCGGCTGGCGGCGTTGGACAAGTCGCAGCCCGGCCTGACCAACGCGTTCGAGAGCCATCCGGACACGCCCGATCGGATCAAGGCGCTGCGTGAGCAGCTGCACGCGCTGGGGTATCAGGTCGCCGCGCCGGCCGATGCCCCGCCGCTGCCGGCGTGGGGGGCCCCCACCGGCCCGGCGAGGGCGACCGCCGCCCCGTCGCGCCCCGTCCCCCCCGACAGGTGA
- a CDS encoding glycosyltransferase family 39 protein, producing the protein MTPHRERRWIVVLLLASACLDLYRLGAPALFDQDESEYAQIAVEMVQTGDPVTLHVNGHPWFVHPPLYMWLVAATGRALGFSEWTVRIWSVLFSLLAVYATVLLGRALFDGRVGLIAGAILAVTLQFLGQSRLAVFDTVLLAWMLLAFHAFLQGYRSGRRADYLRCFLFAGLATLTKGPIGALLPGLVIVAFVTLRRGWARWREVPWGAGVAVYAIVGLSWYAAETVRHGGAFLVSNVGYYMVGRFFGVVEKHSAPWYFYLPVAALGGLPWTAFWPDAARLHLRQWRSADGSLVVLLWTAIPVLFYTAAQTKLPGYIMPIFPFAAIGVAAFWGPILERGGADPRVTRALGWLLGFVVVLLGAAWAVLGALYPGPLRAAGGDLLLTAATLVVGLAAALVAGRRGSSRAAFALVCAALAATWVAVLTWVLPLAEAQKPIRPLASAIDATLRPGDRIVAYRMNTATSLIYYTGHRVEWAEMPGELRRDLCAPGRVFLVITRDELARLPWEPPPLEPVAQRVGTLVLEKPAALRCAASSGRIGPRYVVSAWLPSSRPASERRPPSPANARKTPS; encoded by the coding sequence GTGACCCCGCACCGGGAGCGCCGGTGGATCGTCGTCCTGCTGCTGGCGTCGGCCTGCTTGGATCTGTACCGGCTCGGCGCGCCCGCCCTCTTCGACCAGGACGAGAGCGAGTACGCCCAGATCGCGGTGGAGATGGTCCAGACCGGCGATCCGGTGACCCTCCACGTCAACGGCCATCCCTGGTTCGTGCACCCCCCGCTCTATATGTGGTTGGTCGCGGCGACAGGCCGCGCGCTGGGGTTCTCGGAGTGGACCGTGCGGATCTGGTCCGTGCTCTTCAGCCTGCTCGCCGTGTACGCGACCGTGCTGCTGGGCCGCGCGCTGTTCGATGGCCGGGTGGGGCTGATCGCGGGGGCGATCCTCGCGGTGACCCTGCAGTTCCTGGGACAGTCCCGGCTGGCCGTGTTCGACACGGTCCTGCTGGCGTGGATGCTCCTGGCATTTCACGCTTTCCTCCAGGGGTATCGGTCGGGGCGGCGCGCGGACTACCTGCGGTGCTTTCTGTTTGCCGGGCTGGCCACGCTGACCAAAGGCCCCATCGGCGCGCTCCTCCCGGGACTGGTCATCGTCGCCTTCGTCACCCTGCGCCGAGGGTGGGCCCGATGGCGGGAAGTTCCGTGGGGGGCGGGGGTCGCGGTGTACGCGATCGTGGGGCTCTCCTGGTACGCCGCGGAGACGGTGCGGCACGGCGGGGCGTTCCTGGTCTCAAACGTCGGCTACTATATGGTCGGCCGGTTCTTCGGGGTCGTCGAGAAGCACTCCGCCCCCTGGTACTTCTATCTGCCAGTGGCGGCCTTGGGGGGGCTTCCCTGGACGGCCTTTTGGCCGGACGCGGCGCGCCTGCACCTCCGGCAGTGGCGGAGCGCGGACGGCAGCCTGGTCGTGCTGTTGTGGACGGCCATCCCCGTGCTTTTCTACACGGCGGCACAGACCAAGCTTCCCGGCTACATCATGCCGATCTTCCCGTTTGCGGCGATCGGGGTGGCGGCGTTCTGGGGGCCGATCCTTGAGCGGGGCGGCGCCGATCCTCGGGTGACGCGCGCGCTCGGCTGGCTGCTGGGGTTCGTCGTGGTGCTGCTGGGGGCGGCCTGGGCGGTCCTGGGAGCCCTGTACCCCGGGCCGCTGCGCGCGGCCGGCGGCGACCTGCTCCTGACCGCCGCGACGCTCGTGGTCGGGCTGGCCGCCGCGCTCGTCGCCGGCCGGCGCGGGAGCAGCCGGGCCGCTTTCGCGCTGGTGTGCGCGGCGCTGGCGGCGACGTGGGTCGCGGTGCTGACCTGGGTGCTGCCGCTGGCGGAGGCCCAGAAGCCGATCAGGCCGCTGGCGTCGGCGATCGACGCGACGCTCCGGCCGGGCGACCGGATCGTCGCGTACCGGATGAACACCGCGACCTCGCTGATCTACTACACGGGGCACCGGGTCGAGTGGGCCGAGATGCCGGGCGAGCTGCGCCGCGATCTCTGCGCGCCCGGCCGGGTATTCCTCGTCATCACCCGGGACGAGTTGGCGAGGCTCCCGTGGGAGCCGCCCCCGCTCGAGCCGGTGGCGCAGCGGGTGGGGACCCTGGTGCTCGAGAAGCCCGCGGCGCTCCGCTGCGCAGCGTCGTCGGGGCGGATCGGGCCGCGTTACGTCGTCTCGGCCTGGCTGCCGTCCTCCCGGCCCGCCTCGGAGCGGCGTCCCCCATCCCCGGCCAACGCCCGGAAGACCCCTTCATAG
- a CDS encoding glycosyltransferase — protein MDCSVIIPTYNNREVLREALVRQVGQDFPRDRYEIVVIDDGSTDGTAEMIRDLRSPVPIRYLAQANRGRAAARNAGVRASSGRVLVFLDSDFWAEPTLLAEHAKHYPPSAARLGVQGASRTHPDSLVTPFMRAREIRLELPPPRPNDISPFRISTRNLSLLRDEFIAAGGFDEGFGGYGWEDIELAWRLRARGVTFRYEPRATGDHYQIQDLEGLRRKLREGGRSAVYFWQKHGRPFRLGMLLEIAPLLLPFKWLVYRTPLVTAPIRWLLPRAERRGWHWILSECTNHMVWEAYYEGVFRALAGDGGRRSEAGREDGSQAETT, from the coding sequence ATGGACTGCAGCGTCATCATCCCCACGTACAACAACCGCGAGGTCCTCCGCGAGGCCCTGGTCCGGCAGGTCGGGCAGGACTTCCCCCGCGACCGCTACGAGATCGTGGTGATCGACGATGGATCCACCGACGGGACCGCCGAGATGATCCGCGATCTGCGCAGCCCGGTCCCGATCCGGTATCTGGCACAGGCCAACCGGGGCCGCGCCGCCGCCCGCAACGCCGGCGTCCGGGCGTCCTCGGGCCGGGTGCTGGTGTTCCTCGACTCCGACTTCTGGGCGGAGCCGACCCTCCTCGCCGAGCACGCCAAGCACTACCCGCCCTCCGCCGCGCGGCTGGGGGTCCAGGGGGCCAGCCGCACCCATCCCGATTCACTCGTCACGCCGTTCATGCGGGCGCGGGAGATCCGCCTCGAGCTCCCCCCGCCCCGGCCGAACGACATCTCGCCGTTCCGCATCAGCACCCGCAACCTCTCCCTGCTGCGCGACGAGTTCATCGCCGCCGGCGGCTTCGATGAGGGGTTTGGCGGATACGGCTGGGAGGACATCGAGCTGGCCTGGCGCCTGCGCGCGCGGGGGGTGACGTTCCGGTACGAACCCCGGGCGACCGGGGACCACTACCAGATCCAGGACCTGGAGGGGCTGCGGCGGAAGCTGCGCGAGGGCGGGCGGAGCGCGGTGTACTTCTGGCAGAAGCACGGCCGGCCGTTCCGGTTGGGGATGCTGCTCGAGATCGCCCCGCTGCTGCTGCCGTTCAAATGGCTGGTCTACCGGACCCCGCTGGTCACCGCCCCCATCCGCTGGCTGCTCCCCCGCGCGGAGCGACGGGGGTGGCACTGGATCCTGAGCGAGTGCACGAACCACATGGTCTGGGAAGCCTACTATGAAGGGGTCTTCCGGGCGTTGGCCGGGGATGGGGGACGCCGCTCCGAGGCGGGCCGGGAGGACGGCAGCCAGGCCGAGACGACGTAA
- a CDS encoding glycosyltransferase family A protein produces MTVEISVVTPTRDRAPVLARCLDTLIRQSLDPARYEILIVDDGSTDDTPAVVEAARRAAACEVRMFRLGQHAGIPAARNRAIQEARGDLIVFVDSDELAPASFLAAHRDCHRRGPNVIGRGPVIITHALDRPFEARGGILDLSTAYFDTDNASVRRSDLLRAGLFDESFSPYGWEGLDLGFRLRALGLRRVFRRDAALYHYRPEVSAETLSDLLAKEEERAWTARHFFAKHRTVEARFAISLTPMHYCLNALQRGFGALHAGNIVAWVARTRRWGLSGLGRVMLAGVLRERYFARLLDGETASGTHGRQRHHPDA; encoded by the coding sequence ATGACGGTCGAGATCAGCGTCGTCACCCCGACCCGCGACCGCGCGCCGGTGCTGGCCCGCTGCCTCGACACACTCATCCGGCAGTCGCTCGACCCCGCGCGGTACGAGATCCTGATCGTCGACGACGGGTCGACCGACGACACCCCGGCGGTCGTCGAGGCGGCGCGGCGCGCCGCGGCCTGCGAGGTCCGGATGTTCCGGCTCGGGCAGCACGCCGGGATTCCCGCCGCCCGGAACCGGGCGATCCAGGAGGCCCGCGGGGACCTCATCGTCTTCGTGGACAGCGATGAACTCGCCCCGGCATCGTTTCTCGCCGCCCACCGGGACTGCCATCGGCGCGGGCCCAACGTGATCGGCCGCGGCCCGGTGATCATCACGCACGCGCTCGACCGGCCGTTCGAGGCGCGGGGCGGCATCCTGGACCTGTCCACCGCGTACTTCGACACGGACAACGCGTCGGTGCGGCGGAGCGATCTGCTGCGCGCCGGCCTGTTCGACGAGTCCTTCTCGCCCTACGGGTGGGAGGGCCTCGATCTGGGGTTCCGCCTCAGGGCGCTCGGCCTGCGGCGGGTCTTCCGGCGGGACGCCGCCCTGTACCACTACCGCCCCGAGGTGTCGGCGGAGACGCTGTCCGATCTCTTGGCCAAGGAAGAGGAGCGCGCCTGGACCGCGCGGCATTTCTTCGCCAAGCATCGCACGGTGGAGGCGAGGTTCGCGATCTCGCTCACCCCGATGCACTACTGCCTCAACGCCCTGCAGCGGGGGTTCGGCGCCCTCCACGCCGGCAACATCGTGGCGTGGGTGGCGCGGACACGGCGGTGGGGACTCTCCGGGCTCGGCCGCGTCATGTTGGCGGGCGTGCTGCGGGAGCGCTACTTCGCCCGCCTCCTGGACGGGGAGACGGCCTCCGGAACCCATGGACGCCAGCGTCATCATCCCGACGCGTAA
- a CDS encoding lipid-A-disaccharide synthase-related protein: MSLGRILVVSNGYGEDVGAAEVIRALPLHDVEVSVYPLVGLGHLYPAGIRLLDPRRNFPSRGFGLRAGWGTLRTLREDLSSGWLGFWRAQRRSLRTQRGHADLVVAVGDVYCLAMASLARRPVVFLAAPKSEHIAPHTPLELWMIRRLACQVFTRDEVTAAALRRRGVRAEFLGFWVMDALQFTGEDFGLAPARPVITILPGSKPPAFDNLGALLRATNAAARLVTAPPAVILAWSPQLSTDRLAEVVTASGGVWLAPRRFRFEEIEVMVVTDRYGDALRRATAVLGMAGAAHEQAAGLGKPVVAFPGSGPQFTPSFLEEQQRLLGDALVATSDWAEAGRALAALLGDQGERERRGRIGRERQGGVGAAAAIARYLLDRLTAPRLSA, encoded by the coding sequence GTGAGCCTCGGGCGAATCCTGGTCGTCAGCAACGGGTACGGGGAAGACGTCGGTGCCGCGGAAGTGATTCGAGCGCTGCCGCTTCACGACGTCGAGGTTTCCGTGTACCCGCTGGTCGGGCTCGGCCATCTGTACCCTGCCGGCATCCGCCTGCTCGACCCCCGCCGGAACTTCCCTAGCCGGGGCTTCGGCCTGCGCGCGGGGTGGGGGACCCTGCGCACCCTCCGCGAAGATCTATCCAGTGGGTGGCTGGGGTTTTGGCGGGCCCAGCGGCGGTCGCTGCGCACGCAGCGGGGGCACGCCGATCTCGTCGTGGCGGTCGGAGACGTTTACTGCCTCGCCATGGCCAGCTTGGCGCGGCGGCCGGTGGTGTTCCTGGCCGCTCCCAAATCCGAGCACATCGCCCCGCACACGCCGCTTGAGCTGTGGATGATCCGCAGGCTGGCCTGCCAGGTGTTCACGAGGGATGAGGTGACCGCGGCGGCGCTCAGGCGGCGGGGGGTGCGTGCGGAGTTTCTTGGATTTTGGGTGATGGACGCCCTGCAGTTCACGGGCGAGGACTTCGGGCTCGCCCCCGCCCGCCCGGTGATCACGATCCTCCCCGGCAGCAAGCCTCCCGCGTTCGACAACCTCGGCGCGCTTCTCCGGGCGACGAACGCCGCCGCCCGATTGGTCACGGCCCCTCCCGCCGTCATCCTGGCGTGGTCGCCCCAGCTGTCCACGGATCGGCTGGCCGAGGTCGTCACCGCCTCGGGGGGGGTGTGGCTCGCCCCCCGGCGCTTCCGGTTCGAGGAGATCGAGGTGATGGTCGTCACCGACCGCTACGGCGACGCCCTCAGGCGGGCGACGGCCGTCCTCGGCATGGCGGGGGCGGCGCACGAGCAGGCGGCCGGGCTGGGCAAGCCCGTCGTCGCCTTCCCGGGGAGCGGTCCGCAGTTCACGCCGAGCTTCCTCGAGGAGCAGCAGCGGCTGCTGGGGGACGCGCTGGTGGCGACGTCCGATTGGGCGGAGGCCGGCCGCGCGCTGGCGGCCCTGCTCGGGGATCAGGGCGAGCGCGAGCGTCGGGGCCGGATCGGCCGCGAGCGCCAGGGGGGCGTCGGCGCGGCCGCCGCGATCGCCCGGTACTTGCTCGATCGGCTGACCGCCCCGCGGCTCAGCGCGTAG